A genomic stretch from Leishmania infantum JPCM5 genome chromosome 23 includes:
- the RBP38 gene encoding putative mitochondrial RNA binding protein produces the protein MLRRVSLSALVQRVSAGAVIATDGRTIVVFSQQHHILESNQRARNSPSNVWIEDWEADRLGMKPEPGALPTQLVLDKQLELFNFDQLLAPPEVMEAPKHSSYSSRKVYGERLQFELNDRAQRHSYQSKWWITRGQAYKENLQFKANARSSILLTKSQIKLFHSSQLSGGEALQQYPVSGGSRRVYSKKGEAFQLLQDHIKSNDFNSGLYFTRRQMEFFKLAPLPDQLPVVQEATTGDRHLIYNVDQLEDPHLALKTLQRAPVNVPTFLLSGEPIMSENTRKFPKTFRSNYWLTGRDAELYQWPIKESEKRRGVPFSTGSSAPVQYELFNVEQLSNPDEAFARAGLFIQ, from the coding sequence ATGCTCCGTCGCGTGTCTTTGTctgcgctggtgcagcgcgtgtCTGCTGGTGCCGTAATCGCCACTGATGGCCGCACCATCGTTGTTTTCAgtcagcagcaccacatTCTGGAGAGCAACCAGCGGGCGCGCAACAGCCCCAGTAATGTGTGGATCGAGGACTGGGAGGCGGATCGCCTAGGCATGAAGCCGGAGCCAGGTGCCCTGCCCACGCAGCTGGTTTTGGACAAGCAGCTTGAGCTGTTCAACTTTGATCAGCTCCTCGCGCCTCCGGAGGTGATGGAGGCGCCGAAGCACAGCAGCTACAGCAGCCGCAAGGTCTACGGTGAGCGACTGCAGTTCGAGCTCAATgaccgcgcgcagcggcacagctACCAAAGCAAGTGGTGGATCACACGTGGGCAAGCGTACAAGGAGAATCTGCAGTTTAAGGCCAACGCACGGTCGAGCATCCTCCTGACCAAGTCTCAGATCAAGCTCTTTCACTCCAGCCAGCTCAGCGGCGGAGAAGCCCTCCAGCAGTACCCCGTTAGCGGTGGCAGTCGCCGCGTGTACAGCAAGAAGGGGGAGGCCTTCCAGCTTCTGCAGGATCACATCAAGTCGAACGACTTCAACAGCGGCCTGTACTTCACCCGCCGCCAGATGGAGTTTTTCAAGCTCGCCCCGCTGCCGGATCAGTTGCCAGTGGTCCAGGAGGCGACAACGGGCGACCGTCACCTTATCTACAACGTGGACCAGCTGGAGGACCCGCACCTGGCGCTGaagacgctgcagcgtgcgccgGTGAATGTGCCGACCTTCCTTCTATCTGGGGAGCCCATCATGTCGGAAAACACCAGGAAGTTCCCGAAGACGTTCCGCAGCAACTACTGGCTGACCGGCCGTGATGCCGAGCTTTACCAGTGGCCCATCAAGGAGAGCGAAAAGCGCCGTGGTGTGCCGTTCAGCACTGGGTCTTCGGCCCCGGTCCAGTACGAGCTGTTCAACGTGGAGCAGCTGTCGAACCCAGATGAGGCGTTCGCACGCGCGGGTCTGTTCATTCAGTAg